In Parafrankia irregularis, a single genomic region encodes these proteins:
- a CDS encoding IclR family transcriptional regulator, translating to MTAITGEDTVTADRAPAGSHPASPAPPAAGCDDGDQEPAGKSGQGVLERAFQLLEAVSGEGTAGLSRLARLADLPKATTYRLLDQLVAVGAVERVHSAYRVGPAVHRMRNVRPSHTPLLRASHTPVRDLVRDSDATVIIAVLRDDPDVVVVDAVSVLAPAHGVVLSPTSSAPPATASGQVLLAERPDLDGPPQFSEAEWRRARADIRDRGVAMDSQMLVRGICCVAAAIRRPNGQAVASVAVITAAGRVSIRHIDQVRRAAASISRNLAMRG from the coding sequence ATGACGGCGATCACGGGTGAGGACACGGTCACCGCCGATAGAGCTCCCGCAGGCAGTCACCCGGCCAGCCCGGCGCCCCCGGCGGCGGGTTGCGACGATGGCGACCAGGAGCCAGCGGGAAAATCCGGCCAAGGGGTCCTTGAGCGCGCGTTCCAGCTGCTGGAGGCCGTCTCCGGTGAGGGAACGGCCGGGCTGTCCCGGCTGGCGAGGCTGGCGGATCTGCCCAAGGCGACCACGTATCGCCTGCTCGATCAGCTGGTCGCGGTCGGCGCGGTCGAGCGGGTGCACTCGGCATACCGCGTCGGGCCGGCCGTGCATCGGATGAGGAATGTCCGGCCGTCACACACACCGCTGCTTCGCGCGTCCCACACACCCGTTCGCGACCTGGTTCGGGACTCCGACGCCACGGTCATCATCGCCGTTCTCCGTGACGACCCGGACGTTGTCGTGGTCGACGCAGTCAGTGTGCTGGCCCCGGCCCATGGTGTGGTCCTCAGCCCGACCAGCTCCGCTCCGCCCGCGACCGCCTCCGGGCAGGTCCTTCTCGCGGAGCGGCCTGACCTCGACGGGCCTCCGCAGTTCTCGGAGGCCGAGTGGCGCCGGGCACGCGCCGATATCCGCGACCGCGGGGTTGCCATGGACAGCCAGATGCTTGTCCGCGGAATCTGCTGCGTCGCTGCCGCCATTCGCCGGCCGAACGGGCAGGCCGTCGCATCGGTCGCCGTCATCACGGCCGCCGGGCGGGTCTCGATACGACACATCGACCAGGTGCGACGCGCAGCGGCGAGTATCAGCCGGAATCTCGCCATGCGCGGCTAG
- a CDS encoding CaiB/BaiF CoA transferase family protein — MSSEPQASPGPQASPGPLAGIRILEVGHILAGPYATMMLADLGAEVTKLEPPGGDLSRQVSDAYFASINRGKRSIRLDLTGAAGQARLHELVADAHALVVNLKPSAIRNFGLTYEALRPYNEKIVCVALTGFGLSAGDDPAFDYVIQAATGVAALTGDPDGPPTLPGYSSADNSAGLTAALALLAQIVSGRGGQLEVSLRDVMLSQLNYRASAYLNEGTEPRRMAFGAHSYYVPAQLFPTAEGYLALFVTHDGFWKKFSTEAGVTGFETMAERAARREEVLAVVTAALAADTAQGWETRLKRLGVPAAKVRSLPEALDATPEMVVRAGDFRLVGSPILVHGYEPAYGPPPRLGEHGGELDQP; from the coding sequence ATGAGCTCGGAACCTCAGGCGAGCCCGGGACCTCAGGCGAGCCCGGGACCGCTCGCCGGCATCCGCATCCTGGAGGTCGGCCACATCCTCGCGGGCCCGTACGCGACGATGATGCTCGCCGATCTCGGCGCCGAGGTGACGAAGCTCGAACCGCCCGGCGGGGACCTCTCGCGGCAGGTCAGCGACGCCTACTTCGCCAGCATCAACCGCGGGAAGCGCAGCATCCGCCTCGACCTGACCGGTGCGGCGGGCCAGGCCCGCCTGCACGAGCTGGTGGCCGACGCGCATGCGCTCGTGGTCAACCTCAAGCCGTCGGCGATCCGGAACTTCGGTCTGACCTACGAGGCGCTGCGCCCGTACAACGAGAAGATCGTCTGCGTGGCGCTGACGGGCTTCGGGCTGTCCGCCGGCGACGACCCGGCGTTCGACTACGTCATCCAGGCGGCCACCGGGGTCGCCGCGCTCACCGGCGATCCGGACGGCCCGCCGACGCTGCCCGGCTACTCCTCGGCCGACAACTCCGCCGGCCTCACCGCGGCACTGGCACTGCTCGCACAGATCGTCTCCGGTCGCGGCGGGCAGCTGGAGGTCTCGCTGCGCGACGTCATGCTCTCCCAGCTCAACTACCGGGCCTCGGCCTACCTCAACGAGGGCACCGAGCCGCGGCGGATGGCGTTCGGCGCGCACTCGTACTACGTGCCGGCGCAGCTGTTCCCCACCGCCGAGGGCTACCTGGCGCTGTTCGTCACCCACGACGGCTTCTGGAAGAAGTTCTCCACCGAGGCCGGCGTGACGGGCTTCGAGACGATGGCCGAACGCGCGGCCCGGCGCGAGGAGGTGCTCGCCGTGGTCACCGCGGCGCTCGCCGCCGACACCGCGCAGGGCTGGGAGACGCGGCTGAAGCGCCTCGGTGTCCCGGCGGCGAAGGTGCGGTCGCTGCCCGAGGCGCTGGACGCGACACCGGAGATGGTCGTGCGCGCCGGTGACTTCCGGCTGGTCGGCAGCCCGATCCTCGTCCACGGCTACGAGCCCGCCTACGGGCCGCCGCCGCGCCTGGGCGAGCACGGCGGCGAGCTGGACCAGCCGTAG
- a CDS encoding ABC transporter permease, which yields MRTEIWVVFQRQMRVLLRNPVWVFFGLTQPIIYLVLFGPLLKNVTGGGLGGDDAWRVFVPGLLLQLTIFGAGFAGFGIIQELREGVIERQRVTPASRASLILGRTLSNMVVTAVQALLLVVVALPFGLRASWSGVASTLVLVCLLGLGISAASYAMGLILKDEDAFAPFVQGVSLPLLLLSGVLLPMSLAPAWLRHTSQANPLSYIVDASRALFRGDFGDQHVWVGTLVAVALTGLLALWGTRVFQRQSA from the coding sequence ATGCGAACCGAGATCTGGGTCGTCTTCCAGCGGCAGATGCGCGTCCTGCTGCGCAATCCGGTGTGGGTGTTCTTCGGCCTGACCCAGCCGATCATCTACCTGGTGTTGTTCGGCCCGCTGCTGAAGAACGTCACCGGCGGCGGCCTCGGCGGCGACGACGCCTGGCGGGTGTTCGTCCCGGGCCTGCTGCTCCAGCTGACGATCTTCGGTGCGGGTTTCGCCGGTTTCGGCATCATCCAGGAGCTGCGCGAAGGCGTGATCGAACGCCAGCGGGTCACCCCCGCCAGCCGCGCCTCCCTCATCCTCGGCCGGACCCTGAGCAACATGGTCGTGACGGCCGTCCAGGCCCTGCTGCTGGTCGTCGTCGCCCTGCCGTTCGGGCTGCGCGCCTCGTGGAGCGGCGTCGCGTCGACGCTCGTCCTCGTCTGCCTGCTGGGCCTGGGTATCTCGGCCGCGTCCTACGCGATGGGCCTGATCCTGAAGGACGAGGACGCGTTCGCCCCGTTCGTGCAGGGCGTCTCGCTGCCGCTGCTGCTGCTGTCCGGGGTGCTGCTGCCGATGTCGCTGGCGCCGGCGTGGCTGCGGCACACCTCCCAGGCCAACCCACTGAGCTACATCGTCGACGCCAGCCGCGCGCTGTTCCGCGGCGACTTCGGCGACCAGCACGTGTGGGTGGGCACGCTGGTCGCCGTTGCCCTGACAGGTCTGCTGGCGCTGTGGGGAACCCGGGTCTTCCAGCGCCAGAGCGCCTGA
- a CDS encoding LLM class F420-dependent oxidoreductase: MRVGVMIGPERGDSARKVGRMIDDVLWAEGAGMDTAWIPQVPSDFDALIAVALMGARTERIELGTAVVPLQPQHPIALARQTLSAQAATGGRLALGVGPSHHWIVRDMLGLPYDRPAGFTRDYLEVLRAALSGPGPVDVENGTFTVHNPMEIGPVAPLPVFLAALGPVMLRIAGEQADGTVLWLADERAVGEHVVPRITKAAAEAGRPAPRIVAGIPVCLCAPGEEDTARERANRILGEAEVSPNYQRLLDQGDATNVGDIAAVGDEAAILAAFRRFADAGCTDLSVRLLPIGDNRDELIASKRRTREVIAALAAEVR, from the coding sequence GTGCGGGTCGGCGTGATGATCGGACCGGAGCGGGGTGACTCCGCGCGCAAGGTCGGGCGGATGATCGACGACGTCCTGTGGGCCGAGGGCGCGGGGATGGACACAGCCTGGATCCCCCAGGTGCCCTCCGACTTCGACGCGCTCATCGCGGTCGCCCTGATGGGTGCCCGCACCGAGCGGATCGAGCTCGGCACGGCGGTCGTCCCGCTGCAGCCGCAGCACCCGATCGCGCTCGCGCGCCAGACCCTGTCGGCGCAGGCGGCCACCGGTGGGCGGCTCGCCCTCGGTGTCGGGCCGTCGCATCACTGGATCGTCCGCGACATGCTCGGCCTGCCCTACGACAGGCCGGCCGGGTTCACCCGCGACTACCTCGAGGTCCTCAGGGCCGCGCTGAGCGGGCCGGGGCCGGTGGACGTCGAGAACGGCACGTTCACCGTCCACAACCCGATGGAGATCGGGCCGGTCGCCCCGCTGCCGGTGTTCCTCGCCGCGCTCGGGCCGGTGATGCTGCGCATCGCCGGTGAGCAGGCCGACGGCACCGTGCTGTGGCTCGCCGACGAGCGTGCCGTCGGCGAGCACGTGGTGCCCCGGATCACCAAGGCGGCGGCCGAGGCCGGCCGCCCGGCGCCGCGGATCGTCGCCGGCATCCCGGTGTGCCTGTGCGCGCCGGGGGAGGAGGACACCGCGCGGGAGCGGGCGAACCGCATCCTCGGCGAGGCCGAGGTCTCCCCGAACTACCAGCGGCTGCTCGACCAGGGCGACGCGACCAACGTCGGGGACATCGCCGCGGTCGGCGACGAGGCGGCCATCCTGGCGGCCTTCCGGCGGTTCGCCGACGCCGGCTGCACCGACCTGTCGGTGCGGCTGCTGCCCATCGGTGACAACCGCGACGAGCTGATCGCCTCCAAGCGGCGGACCCGGGAAGTGATCGCGGCCCTCGCGGCGGAAGTCAGATGA
- a CDS encoding nSTAND1 domain-containing NTPase translates to MADGNRIFLSYAEADREWVAGYLTPALGLRADQVLTADQFPPGEPVVTAFEQAVLSSRATVVVLTPAYLTDRWALLAELLASYQDIAAADSAGPSARVVPVLREPCDIPLRVGFRVRLDFTDRGRWEAQAARLRAFLAQPEPPAAEEIRCPYPGLAPFGRTHTRFFHGRDREISDLRRRVRSQPFTLVVGPSGSGKSSLVLAGLVPRLGADPDRWLVRTLRPGAAPMSALAAALELTRRGPAAQLSVPAASAVAGLLAGRLPSDGEVLSDGEVPSDGEVPSDGEVRPAGRLLLVVDQLEEVFAQAPADARAAFLATLVELRGVESCRVVATVRADFYPELMTSPLWPLDLGERVEIAPLRGAPLREAIVRPAGDVGVHVDRGLVERLIADAADEPGSLPLVQETMATLWDERDRRLLTLAAYDQLGTDGRGGLAAVLAIRADGVLAGLTPAQRAVVRRVLLRLVQPGDGRGDTRRQQPVSALRAVDEDPAVFDVVLARLLDARLLTPSGDNSGAERCVDLAHEALIAGWPMLRQWIDTARQDLLVARALARDAEQWSTGGRDDSDLYRGARLAVAADWATANSTELNRLERDFLHAGQARQAGELAAARRTNRRLRWFARGLAAFLTLAIAASGLAVAQSVRAGRQADLAAVQSRAALSRQLAAQAVAAQSSQVSRALLLAAQASRVDDTAEAYSALLSTLQNSDPRLVSVLAGSGAGGSAGVTGPVGAGVPVRAVAVSPDGRTVATGSETGTVTWWDADRQRPAGATASDQRDAIQALAFSPDGRTLASGSLDGTTQLWDVAGGRPLGPPLRAAQDSVWAVAFGPGGAVLAVGGGARDGQSAGGQSAGGVVTVWDVARRAPVDSFEMAGGRPVAAVAFSRDGAALSAAGLDGAASIRDLASHRTRVAQPPVGSFTAAALGADGRMLALGTGTGLVEMWDITAERQLLPLRADHLDLVEDVAVSSDGRLVAAGGVNHTVVVWDTTTGSMVGDPLRGHAAGLESVAFGPDGRTVVSGDGGGSAIHWDLTGRPGGRAPLTGHRAAVWGLSASPDGRLLATSSDDGTVMLWDVRGGRGRAVFHGSGQTQALAFTPDGRWLAVGQGGAVALWEVAGDHTVRALPTGTTAGTTALAVGPDGRWLAAGTSDRAVLLWDLSEAHPVGRRLPPHTGMVTGLAFSPDGRMVASTGLDGIVALWDVGAGRSAGTLGGVGDASLQSLAFDPAGRILVTGDEHGTISSWDVARRQPRQSALAAHSGPVYGVAISSDGRTAATGGGDGLIVLWRRDDAGRWSRLDEPLRGHTGAVTNVVFGPDGRTLVSASFDGTARQWDVDPESWRRRACAIANRDLTRTEWSQFVGENLSYESTCGFTR, encoded by the coding sequence ATGGCTGACGGGAACCGGATCTTTCTCAGCTATGCGGAGGCCGACCGCGAGTGGGTGGCCGGCTACCTGACGCCCGCTCTCGGGCTGCGCGCCGACCAGGTGCTCACCGCCGACCAGTTTCCACCGGGCGAGCCGGTTGTCACCGCGTTCGAACAGGCGGTTCTCAGCAGCCGCGCCACCGTGGTGGTGCTGACTCCGGCGTACCTGACCGACAGATGGGCTCTGCTCGCGGAGCTGCTGGCTTCCTACCAGGACATCGCCGCCGCCGACAGTGCCGGTCCCAGTGCCCGGGTCGTCCCGGTGCTGCGGGAGCCGTGCGACATCCCGCTGCGCGTCGGCTTCCGGGTCCGGCTCGACTTCACCGATCGCGGCCGCTGGGAGGCACAGGCCGCCCGGCTGCGGGCGTTCCTCGCCCAGCCGGAGCCACCGGCGGCCGAGGAGATCCGCTGCCCCTACCCGGGCCTGGCTCCGTTCGGCCGAACGCACACCCGGTTCTTCCACGGTCGTGATCGCGAGATCTCCGACCTGCGTCGGCGCGTGCGGTCGCAACCGTTCACCCTGGTGGTCGGTCCGTCCGGCTCGGGTAAGTCATCGCTGGTCCTCGCCGGTCTGGTGCCCCGGCTCGGCGCAGACCCGGACCGGTGGCTGGTGCGGACGCTGCGGCCAGGCGCGGCGCCGATGTCAGCCCTCGCCGCGGCGCTGGAGCTCACGCGGCGGGGGCCAGCCGCGCAGCTGTCGGTACCGGCCGCCTCGGCGGTGGCAGGTCTGCTTGCCGGCCGGTTGCCCTCCGACGGTGAGGTGCTCTCCGACGGTGAGGTGCCCTCCGACGGCGAGGTGCCCTCCGACGGCGAGGTGCGGCCGGCGGGCCGGCTGCTGCTCGTCGTCGACCAGTTGGAGGAGGTGTTCGCCCAGGCACCGGCGGACGCCCGGGCCGCCTTCCTGGCCACGCTCGTCGAGCTGCGCGGCGTCGAGTCCTGCCGGGTGGTCGCGACGGTGCGGGCGGACTTCTACCCGGAGCTGATGACCAGCCCACTGTGGCCGCTCGACCTGGGCGAACGAGTCGAGATCGCGCCGCTGCGAGGGGCGCCGCTGCGTGAGGCGATCGTTCGGCCGGCCGGCGACGTCGGCGTCCACGTGGACCGGGGCCTGGTCGAACGCCTGATCGCCGACGCGGCGGACGAGCCGGGCTCGCTGCCGCTGGTGCAGGAGACGATGGCCACCCTGTGGGACGAGCGGGACCGCCGGCTGCTCACCCTCGCCGCCTACGATCAGCTGGGCACCGACGGGCGCGGGGGCCTCGCCGCCGTGCTCGCCATCCGCGCGGACGGGGTGCTGGCCGGGCTGACCCCGGCGCAGCGTGCCGTCGTCCGCCGGGTTCTGCTGCGCCTGGTCCAACCGGGCGACGGCCGTGGCGACACGCGCCGTCAGCAGCCGGTGTCCGCGCTGCGGGCTGTTGACGAGGATCCGGCGGTGTTCGATGTCGTCCTCGCCCGACTGCTCGATGCCCGGCTGCTGACGCCGAGTGGTGACAACAGCGGAGCGGAGCGGTGCGTCGACCTCGCGCACGAGGCCCTCATCGCGGGCTGGCCGATGCTGCGCCAGTGGATCGACACGGCCCGCCAGGACCTGCTCGTCGCGCGGGCGCTGGCCCGCGACGCCGAGCAGTGGTCGACCGGTGGCCGCGACGACAGCGACCTCTACCGGGGGGCTCGGCTCGCCGTCGCCGCGGACTGGGCCACGGCGAACAGCACGGAGCTCAACCGGCTCGAACGGGACTTCCTCCACGCCGGTCAGGCCCGCCAGGCCGGTGAGCTCGCGGCAGCGCGGCGCACCAACCGGCGGCTGCGCTGGTTCGCGCGGGGACTTGCCGCGTTCCTGACGCTGGCGATCGCCGCGTCGGGGCTGGCGGTCGCGCAGTCGGTGCGGGCTGGCAGGCAGGCCGATCTGGCCGCCGTGCAGAGCCGCGCGGCGCTGTCGCGCCAGCTCGCCGCCCAGGCGGTCGCGGCCCAGAGCAGCCAGGTCTCCCGAGCGCTCCTGCTCGCGGCCCAGGCCTCCCGCGTGGACGACACGGCCGAGGCGTACAGCGCGCTGCTGTCCACGCTGCAGAACAGTGACCCACGCCTGGTCAGCGTCCTCGCCGGCAGCGGCGCCGGCGGATCGGCCGGCGTCACCGGACCCGTCGGTGCCGGTGTGCCAGTCCGCGCGGTCGCGGTCAGCCCGGACGGGCGAACGGTGGCGACCGGCTCCGAGACGGGCACGGTGACCTGGTGGGACGCCGACCGTCAGCGCCCCGCGGGTGCCACGGCGAGCGACCAGCGAGACGCGATCCAGGCCCTGGCCTTCAGCCCGGACGGCCGGACTCTCGCCTCGGGCAGCCTCGACGGCACGACCCAGCTGTGGGACGTGGCCGGTGGGCGCCCGCTCGGACCGCCGCTGCGTGCCGCGCAGGACTCGGTGTGGGCCGTCGCGTTCGGCCCGGGCGGCGCCGTCCTGGCGGTCGGCGGCGGAGCCCGCGACGGCCAGAGCGCGGGTGGCCAGAGCGCGGGCGGGGTGGTCACGGTCTGGGATGTGGCCCGGCGCGCGCCGGTCGACTCCTTCGAGATGGCCGGCGGCAGGCCGGTGGCCGCCGTCGCGTTCAGTCGCGACGGCGCCGCGCTCAGCGCGGCCGGCCTGGACGGGGCGGCGAGCATCCGGGACCTGGCCTCGCACCGCACCCGGGTCGCCCAGCCCCCCGTGGGAAGCTTCACCGCGGCCGCGCTGGGGGCCGACGGACGGATGCTCGCGCTTGGCACCGGCACAGGCCTGGTCGAGATGTGGGACATCACGGCGGAGCGGCAGCTGCTGCCCCTGCGTGCCGACCATCTGGACCTGGTGGAGGACGTCGCGGTCAGCTCCGACGGCCGGCTCGTCGCCGCCGGCGGCGTGAACCACACGGTCGTCGTCTGGGACACCACCACCGGCAGCATGGTCGGCGACCCGCTGCGCGGGCACGCGGCAGGCCTGGAGTCGGTCGCCTTCGGCCCGGACGGGCGCACCGTCGTCTCGGGGGACGGGGGCGGCAGCGCGATCCACTGGGACCTCACCGGCCGGCCGGGCGGGCGGGCACCGCTGACCGGCCACCGGGCAGCGGTGTGGGGCCTGTCCGCGAGCCCGGACGGGCGCCTGCTCGCCACCTCCTCCGACGACGGCACCGTCATGCTCTGGGACGTCCGCGGTGGACGTGGGCGCGCCGTGTTCCACGGCAGCGGGCAGACGCAGGCGCTGGCGTTCACGCCGGACGGCCGCTGGCTGGCTGTCGGCCAGGGCGGAGCCGTCGCCCTGTGGGAGGTGGCGGGCGACCACACGGTCCGAGCGCTGCCGACGGGGACGACGGCGGGCACGACGGCCCTCGCCGTCGGCCCGGACGGCCGCTGGCTCGCGGCGGGCACCAGCGACCGCGCCGTACTGCTGTGGGATCTGTCCGAGGCCCACCCCGTCGGCCGGCGCCTGCCCCCGCACACCGGCATGGTCACCGGGCTGGCGTTCAGCCCCGACGGGCGCATGGTGGCCTCCACCGGTCTGGACGGCATCGTCGCGCTGTGGGACGTCGGCGCCGGCCGGTCCGCCGGCACGTTGGGCGGTGTGGGTGATGCCAGCCTGCAGAGCCTCGCCTTCGACCCGGCCGGTCGGATCCTCGTGACCGGCGACGAGCACGGCACCATCAGCAGCTGGGACGTGGCCCGCCGGCAGCCCCGGCAGAGCGCGCTCGCGGCGCACTCGGGGCCGGTGTACGGCGTCGCCATCAGCTCTGACGGGCGCACCGCCGCGACCGGCGGTGGGGACGGTCTGATCGTGCTGTGGCGGCGCGACGACGCGGGCCGATGGTCCCGCCTCGACGAGCCGCTGCGGGGGCACACCGGCGCGGTCACCAACGTCGTGTTCGGTCCCGACGGCCGCACCCTCGTCTCGGCGAGCTTCGACGGCACGGCCCGCCAGTGGGACGTCGATCCCGAGTCGTGGCGGCGGCGCGCCTGCGCGATCGCCAACCGCGACCTGACCCGCACAGAATGGAGCCAGTTCGTGGGCGAGAACCTCAGCTACGAGTCGACCTGCGGGTTCACCCGGTGA
- a CDS encoding ATP-binding cassette domain-containing protein: MAADDLIQARSLTRTFKTKTGPLDAVRGIDLDVRAGEIVGLLGPNGAGKTTTLRMLTTLLLPSSGTATVAGLDLVRQAREVRRRIGYVAQVGAAPSAGLRVGEELVTQARLQGMSAADARDRVAELAPRLDLAGLEGRALLELSGGQRRRFDVAIGLMHRPRLVFLDEPTAGLDPQSRANLWTHIRSLRDDAGVTVVLTTHYLDEADALADRILVMDGGLIVANDTPAALKSRVAGDVVRLGLPDLQARDRAEAVVKEAHPIRDLVATDAGLHVTVDDGTVAVAPILRGLDAAGLSPTSISVERPTLDDVFLTLTGRTLRDEAAA; encoded by the coding sequence GTGGCAGCGGATGATCTGATTCAGGCGCGGAGCCTCACCCGCACCTTCAAGACGAAGACCGGTCCCCTCGACGCCGTCCGCGGCATCGACCTCGACGTCCGCGCAGGCGAGATCGTCGGTCTGCTCGGTCCCAACGGCGCCGGCAAGACCACCACCCTGCGCATGCTCACCACGTTGCTTCTCCCGAGCTCGGGCACAGCGACGGTCGCCGGCCTGGATCTGGTCCGCCAGGCCCGGGAGGTGCGGCGCCGCATCGGCTACGTCGCGCAGGTGGGCGCCGCGCCCAGCGCGGGGCTGCGGGTCGGCGAGGAGCTCGTCACCCAGGCCCGGCTGCAGGGCATGTCCGCGGCGGATGCGCGGGACCGTGTCGCGGAGCTCGCCCCGCGGCTCGACCTCGCCGGTCTGGAGGGCCGCGCGCTGCTGGAGCTGTCCGGTGGTCAGCGGCGCCGCTTCGACGTGGCGATCGGCCTGATGCACCGGCCGCGGCTGGTGTTCCTCGACGAGCCGACCGCGGGGCTCGACCCACAGAGCCGAGCGAACCTGTGGACGCATATCCGCTCCCTGCGCGACGACGCCGGAGTGACAGTCGTTCTGACCACCCACTACCTCGACGAGGCCGACGCGCTCGCCGACCGCATCCTGGTCATGGACGGCGGCCTCATCGTCGCGAACGACACGCCGGCCGCGCTCAAGTCCCGGGTCGCCGGTGACGTCGTCCGGCTCGGCCTGCCCGACCTGCAGGCCCGCGACCGCGCCGAGGCGGTGGTGAAGGAGGCGCATCCGATCCGCGACCTGGTCGCCACCGATGCCGGGCTGCACGTGACGGTCGACGACGGCACGGTCGCCGTCGCGCCGATCCTGCGCGGTCTGGACGCCGCCGGCCTGAGCCCGACCTCGATCAGCGTCGAGCGGCCCACGCTCGACGACGTCTTCCTGACCCTGACCGGCCGGACCCTGCGCGATGAGGCGGCGGCCTGA
- a CDS encoding toll/interleukin-1 receptor domain-containing protein: protein MTRPTSEGTGSAGSVQGAAGAPDLPYDVFVSYRHREPALSWVRHRLVPGLRQRGLRVCLDVDSFRLGAPLVLEMERAVVESRCTLAVLTPAYLDGTFTELENVLAEHLGLETAQRRLIMVLREPCEPKLRLRARMWLDLTADDELEAGCDRLAGEIRSLQPPPR from the coding sequence GTGACCCGGCCGACCTCGGAGGGCACAGGGAGCGCGGGGAGCGTCCAGGGTGCGGCCGGTGCGCCGGACCTCCCGTACGACGTGTTCGTCAGCTACCGGCACCGGGAGCCGGCGCTGTCCTGGGTTCGCCACCGGCTGGTTCCCGGCCTGCGGCAGCGGGGCCTGCGGGTCTGCCTCGACGTGGACTCGTTCCGCCTCGGCGCACCGCTGGTCCTGGAGATGGAGCGCGCGGTGGTCGAAAGCCGGTGCACCCTGGCCGTCCTCACGCCCGCCTACCTGGACGGCACCTTCACCGAGCTGGAGAACGTGCTCGCCGAGCATCTGGGCCTGGAGACGGCGCAGCGGAGGCTGATCATGGTTCTGCGTGAGCCCTGCGAGCCGAAGCTGCGGCTGCGGGCCCGGATGTGGCTCGACCTCACCGCCGACGACGAGCTCGAGGCAGGCTGCGACCGCCTGGCGGGTGAGATTCGCTCCCTGCAGCCGCCACCGCGGTAG
- a CDS encoding PP2C family protein-serine/threonine phosphatase: MDRIEAIEPGAGWALAQADDIAHADAEVGIWDRDIVSGRLTWDRRTAELHGLRLDEFGETMADFYATIHPDDLPGVQEAVDNAIAACGSYLAEYRVVRRDGSQVWIQGLGRIVASSAGEATRVIGLVVDVTWRHAMVDMLQRSILPQSLPRLPGVALVARYLPAARGARVGGDWYDACLLADGAVLLVVGDVAGHGLPAVAAMAELRHATRAYALAGYSPADITTQLSGNLAPEPDGTTATAVVTRLDPATHQLTWSCAGHPPPLMLTGAGPEYLDDVHGPILGAAPTLTYGQTDLSLPPGARLLLYTDGLVERRGVSLTDRLDTLTRAAACHSAGGLGGLADLCDGVLTDVAGPACREDDLCLLAVQVS, from the coding sequence GTGGACCGGATCGAGGCGATCGAGCCAGGTGCCGGCTGGGCGCTGGCTCAGGCGGATGACATCGCGCATGCCGACGCCGAGGTCGGCATCTGGGATCGGGACATCGTCAGCGGGAGGCTGACCTGGGACCGACGCACCGCCGAGCTGCACGGTCTGCGCCTCGACGAGTTCGGTGAGACGATGGCGGACTTCTACGCGACCATCCATCCCGACGACCTCCCCGGGGTGCAGGAGGCCGTAGACAACGCGATAGCGGCCTGTGGCTCCTACCTGGCCGAGTATCGCGTGGTGCGGCGGGACGGCTCCCAGGTGTGGATACAGGGACTCGGCCGGATCGTGGCCAGCTCCGCAGGCGAGGCGACCCGGGTGATCGGGCTCGTCGTCGACGTCACGTGGCGGCACGCGATGGTCGACATGCTGCAGCGTTCCATCCTTCCGCAGAGTCTTCCGCGCCTGCCCGGCGTGGCCCTCGTCGCCCGCTACCTGCCGGCCGCCCGAGGTGCCCGTGTCGGCGGTGACTGGTACGACGCGTGCCTGCTCGCCGACGGCGCGGTCCTGCTGGTCGTCGGCGACGTCGCCGGCCACGGGCTGCCCGCCGTGGCCGCGATGGCCGAGCTGCGCCACGCGACCCGTGCCTACGCCCTCGCCGGCTATTCGCCGGCGGACATCACCACCCAGCTGTCGGGGAACCTCGCTCCCGAGCCGGACGGCACCACGGCCACCGCCGTCGTGACCCGTCTCGACCCGGCCACTCACCAGCTCACCTGGTCATGCGCCGGCCACCCACCTCCCCTGATGCTCACCGGCGCCGGCCCCGAGTACCTCGACGACGTCCACGGCCCGATCCTCGGCGCCGCCCCGACGCTCACCTACGGGCAGACCGACCTGAGCCTGCCGCCGGGCGCCCGGCTCCTGCTCTACACCGACGGGCTCGTGGAAAGACGGGGGGTCTCCCTCACCGACAGGCTCGACACACTCACCCGCGCCGCGGCCTGCCACAGCGCCGGCGGGCTGGGCGGTCTCGCCGACCTCTGCGACGGCGTCCTCACCGACGTCGCCGGGCCGGCCTGCCGGGAGGACGACCTCTGTCTCCTCGCCGTCCAGGTGTCGTAG